The following are from one region of the Stanieria cyanosphaera PCC 7437 genome:
- a CDS encoding PAS domain S-box protein produces the protein MFFDLLAEIDLSNALIHNPLSVASNLKIAEAISLMSASRTTCELDLEKSSILTEAQSSCVLVVENNQLVGILTAGDVVRLATKKQLLTEITLAEVISHPVVTLQQSELSDLFVVLNLFENHQISHLPVVDQQGLIVGLLTAQSLEQLFVSIDWLRFRQVAETQTSQVIHAQLTTSVATLTQLMADHQVSSVVIVEEKENHKLYPIGIVSAKDLVQLLPLELNLAQVQAQQVMSFTVYCVTPDDSLRTVWMMMQHKQIEQVVIQDHQDCLLGTITLTDLLKAFNPVEIYCMVDKLEKRVSQLEAEKLELIESQSRELEKQVQKRTTELQTQYQKERLVADITSQIRESLNLQNVLNTTVAAVRSFLQCDRVLLYQFDQNWNGKVVVESVSKGELSIINQEINDPCLISKWHNLYQQGWITSIDNVETSLIESCHKEMLANFQVRANLVLPILQDAHLWGLLIVHECCQPRHWHLSELDLLKQITEQVAIALQQAAAYEQAQIELEERRRTEQALRESEAQLKLAFAAARMGSWNWNIQKGKIKWSDNMESLFGLEPGQFDGSYEMFVASLHPQDRDRVLSAINHAVTTGANYDIEFRVVFPDGTMRWALSQGKVFYDHNGQPVQMAGVDLDISARKEIETELYQLNQELEQRVAERTADLQQSEARLQEAQKIARMGNWEFDVITEKITWSPEVFQIFGLDPESSEPIYKDLNQYIHPDSRDYHQFLVNRAIVDAESYETDLKILRQDGTSGYMFVKGQAFCNQKNQVVRLFGIVMDITERKQAEAEIQLLQERLQYLLSSSPTMIFACKPDGDFGATFISDNIKTILGYTSQEFIADSAFWFSLIHPEDLDKVRATLVQISELEYIRYEYRLLDKDGNYRWMQEESQLIVNQEGQAIEIVGSLSDITERKQTEAALEQYTREVEDLYNNSPCGYHSLDTQGRYLKVNQTELQLLGYTREEMIGKGIWEFFTEASQQNFLTNFSLFKQQGWIKDLEYEMICKDGSVLPVMISAIAVKDEAGKLLYNRATLVDITERKQAEAAIAQSAREVEDLYNNAPCGYHSLDAEGRFIRVNNTELQFLGYTREEMLGRFFVEFITESSRNNFIKNFPLFKQRGWVKELEYEMICKDGSILNTMLSASAVKNVDGTFLYSRSTVVDITERKRAELALQASEAKLQGIIQSAPGFITTFDRHGTITYVNRTTESFSVEQVIGRNISEFLLPQYQDLQNNSLKRLFEQGETVQFEVEGYVDQKGNTTWYRVQTSPVWDGEQVVMGISTAIDISDLKQAETDLRESENRYATLAETAPVGIFRVDTTGKSIYVNHYWVEMTGRSKEAVLGDGWIEALHPEDREQLLSKWSESIKQQQFYRNEARFLRPDGSIVWFFCRALPETNLEGKIVGYIGTVTDISELKQTEAALRESERRYATLAENIPVALFRFNSEGDCIYVNERWQTMTGRPTQSALGKGWLEAVHPEDRDRIVKESKKKLTEPSKFQSEGRHLLPDGTIKWFLTQTLPEIAPGGQQIGFFGTLTDITERKKAEHIIHQQAQRELSLRLITQRIRQSLDLNIIFDTAVYEIRQFIQADRVAIYRFNSDWSGNFVAESMTEGWTPLVGTLPKIRDTHLQETQGGRYAHNETFVVNDIYQVGHAQCHLELLKQFEAQAYAIAPIFQGEKLWGLLAAYQNSAPRHWEEDEISLLRQIGWQLGVALQQADLFKRLQKELTERKQAEAKLQHMNQQLELSNQQLERATSLKDEFLANMSHEFRTPLNTILGMSEALQEEVFGNLNEEQQKTIAAIESSGRHLLELINDILDVAKIEAGKLELHLSAISLQQLCQSSLIFIQQQAIKKRIQLNTKITSDLGVIQVDQRRMRQVLINLLNNAVKFTPSGGLITLEVQVESAERYDNAQTNQLICFSVIDTGIGIAAENLNQLFQPFIQIDSALNRQYSGTGLGLSLVKQITELHGGFVTVSSELGCGSCFKVYLPYTPQANETKSSELISASRANGLETIPNSVLLEIPQSQRQRPVVLLAEDNQANAETFADYLESRGYQIIVAQNGQEAIEFAITHNPDLIIIDIQLSMIDGLETIRHLRTISQFISIPIIALTCSTIAQDRENGLAAGATEYLIKPVRLKQLVTTIEQLLN, from the coding sequence GAACTTGATTTAGAAAAGTCTTCAATTCTTACTGAAGCTCAATCAAGTTGTGTTTTGGTAGTAGAAAATAACCAACTAGTTGGCATCTTGACAGCAGGAGATGTCGTGCGACTGGCGACAAAAAAACAACTTTTAACAGAAATTACTCTTGCTGAGGTAATCAGTCATCCTGTGGTGACTCTACAACAATCTGAATTGAGTGATTTGTTTGTTGTTTTGAATTTGTTTGAGAATCATCAAATTAGCCACCTACCTGTAGTTGATCAACAAGGATTAATAGTAGGATTATTAACTGCTCAAAGTCTAGAACAACTTTTTGTATCGATTGATTGGTTACGTTTTCGACAAGTAGCTGAAACCCAGACTTCTCAGGTGATTCATGCTCAACTAACTACTTCCGTTGCTACACTGACTCAACTTATGGCAGATCATCAAGTGAGTTCAGTTGTAATTGTAGAGGAAAAAGAAAACCATAAATTGTATCCAATCGGAATTGTCTCAGCCAAAGATCTGGTGCAGTTACTACCTTTAGAACTAAATTTGGCACAAGTTCAGGCACAGCAGGTGATGAGTTTTACTGTTTATTGTGTCACACCAGATGACTCTCTCCGAACAGTTTGGATGATGATGCAACACAAACAAATTGAGCAGGTAGTGATTCAAGATCATCAAGATTGTTTATTAGGTACTATCACGCTAACTGATTTATTAAAAGCTTTCAACCCAGTCGAAATCTATTGTATGGTTGACAAGTTAGAAAAACGAGTGTCACAACTAGAAGCAGAAAAACTAGAACTGATAGAAAGCCAATCACGAGAATTAGAGAAACAAGTACAGAAACGTACTACCGAATTACAAACTCAGTATCAAAAAGAACGTTTAGTAGCAGATATCACCAGCCAAATTCGAGAATCTTTAAACCTACAAAATGTTCTCAATACCACAGTAGCTGCGGTACGATCGTTTTTACAATGCGATCGCGTTTTGCTTTACCAGTTCGATCAAAATTGGAATGGCAAGGTTGTGGTTGAATCGGTGAGTAAGGGTGAGTTATCTATTATTAATCAAGAAATCAACGATCCTTGTCTCATTTCCAAATGGCATAACCTTTATCAACAAGGTTGGATCACGAGCATTGATAATGTTGAAACAAGCTTGATTGAGTCCTGTCATAAAGAAATGTTGGCTAACTTTCAGGTACGTGCCAATTTAGTCTTGCCTATTTTACAAGATGCTCATCTATGGGGATTATTGATTGTTCACGAATGTTGTCAGCCTCGCCATTGGCATCTTTCAGAGCTAGATTTACTGAAACAAATTACTGAGCAAGTAGCGATCGCACTACAACAAGCAGCAGCCTATGAACAAGCTCAAATCGAACTAGAAGAACGACGACGCACAGAACAAGCCTTACGAGAAAGCGAAGCACAACTGAAATTAGCTTTTGCAGCAGCGCGCATGGGAAGTTGGAACTGGAATATTCAGAAAGGCAAAATCAAGTGGTCAGATAACATGGAAAGCCTATTCGGGCTAGAACCAGGGCAGTTTGATGGCTCTTACGAAATGTTTGTTGCTAGCCTTCATCCCCAAGACCGCGATCGCGTTTTAAGCGCAATCAACCATGCTGTTACCACTGGTGCAAATTACGATATTGAATTTAGGGTAGTTTTTCCTGATGGCACAATGCGTTGGGCTTTAAGTCAAGGCAAAGTTTTTTACGACCACAACGGGCAACCAGTTCAAATGGCTGGTGTAGATCTAGACATTAGCGCTCGCAAGGAAATTGAAACTGAATTGTATCAACTAAACCAAGAACTAGAACAAAGAGTAGCAGAACGTACAGCAGATTTGCAGCAAAGCGAAGCTCGCCTTCAAGAAGCCCAAAAAATAGCTCGGATGGGCAATTGGGAATTTGATGTTATTACAGAAAAAATTACTTGGTCACCTGAAGTTTTTCAAATTTTTGGTCTTGATCCAGAAAGCAGTGAACCAATTTACAAAGATTTAAATCAATATATTCACCCTGATAGCCGAGATTATCACCAATTTCTAGTCAACAGAGCAATTGTCGACGCTGAATCTTATGAAACAGATCTAAAAATTCTTCGTCAAGACGGAACGTCAGGTTACATGTTTGTCAAAGGACAAGCATTTTGTAATCAGAAAAATCAAGTAGTTCGGCTGTTTGGAATTGTTATGGATATCACCGAACGCAAACAAGCAGAAGCAGAAATTCAACTGTTACAAGAACGGTTACAATATTTGCTTTCTTCTAGTCCCACCATGATTTTTGCTTGTAAGCCCGATGGAGACTTTGGAGCAACTTTTATCAGTGATAATATTAAAACTATCTTAGGCTACACATCACAAGAATTTATAGCTGATTCAGCATTTTGGTTTAGTCTTATTCATCCAGAAGATTTAGACAAAGTAAGAGCAACACTAGTCCAAATTTCAGAGTTGGAATACATTCGCTACGAATATCGTTTGTTAGATAAAGATGGTAACTATCGCTGGATGCAAGAAGAATCTCAACTGATAGTTAATCAAGAAGGACAAGCGATCGAGATTGTTGGCTCTTTGTCTGACATCACAGAACGCAAACAAACAGAAGCAGCATTAGAGCAATATACTCGCGAAGTGGAAGATTTGTATAATAATTCCCCCTGCGGATACCACTCCCTGGATACTCAAGGACGATATCTCAAAGTCAACCAAACAGAATTGCAATTGTTAGGCTACACTCGCGAAGAAATGATTGGTAAAGGCATCTGGGAATTTTTTACCGAAGCGAGTCAGCAAAATTTCTTAACAAACTTTTCATTGTTTAAGCAACAGGGTTGGATCAAAGATCTTGAATACGAAATGATCTGTAAAGATGGCAGTGTTTTACCCGTAATGATTAGTGCGATCGCTGTCAAGGATGAAGCAGGAAAGCTGCTTTATAACCGAGCCACACTGGTTGATATTACAGAGCGTAAACAAGCTGAAGCAGCCATAGCACAATCTGCGCGAGAAGTCGAAGATTTGTATAATAACGCGCCTTGTGGATATCACTCCCTGGATGCCGAAGGACGGTTTATTAGGGTTAATAACACAGAATTACAATTTTTAGGTTATACCCGTGAGGAAATGCTGGGTAGATTTTTTGTTGAGTTTATCACCGAATCTAGTCGCAATAACTTTATCAAGAACTTTCCTCTCTTTAAACAACGGGGTTGGGTCAAAGAGCTTGAATACGAAATGATTTGTAAAGATGGCAGTATTTTAAATACAATGCTGAGTGCTAGTGCAGTCAAAAATGTAGACGGAACTTTTTTATATAGTCGCTCTACTGTAGTTGATATCACAGAACGCAAACGAGCGGAACTAGCTTTACAAGCTTCAGAAGCCAAACTCCAAGGTATCATTCAGAGTGCGCCAGGTTTTATTACGACCTTTGATCGTCACGGAACAATCACCTATGTAAATCGTACAACGGAAAGTTTTTCTGTCGAACAAGTCATTGGCAGAAATATCTCAGAATTTTTATTGCCTCAATATCAAGACTTACAAAACAATTCACTCAAGCGACTCTTTGAGCAAGGAGAAACCGTTCAATTTGAGGTCGAAGGTTATGTCGATCAAAAAGGCAATACAACTTGGTATAGAGTGCAAACCAGTCCAGTCTGGGATGGCGAACAAGTAGTGATGGGAATTTCCACCGCGATCGATATTAGTGATCTTAAACAGGCAGAAACAGACTTACGAGAAAGTGAAAATCGTTATGCAACTTTAGCCGAAACAGCACCAGTTGGGATTTTTCGGGTTGATACTACGGGTAAAAGTATTTATGTCAACCATTATTGGGTTGAAATGACGGGAAGATCAAAAGAAGCAGTTTTGGGAGATGGCTGGATCGAAGCTTTACATCCAGAAGACCGCGAGCAACTCCTCTCCAAATGGTCTGAAAGTATCAAACAGCAACAATTTTATCGCAATGAAGCGAGATTTCTTCGTCCTGATGGTAGTATTGTCTGGTTTTTCTGTCGGGCATTACCTGAAACTAATCTAGAAGGTAAGATTGTTGGCTACATCGGTACTGTAACTGACATCAGCGAACTCAAACAAACCGAAGCAGCATTACGAGAAAGTGAACGCCGTTATGCAACCTTGGCAGAAAATATTCCTGTTGCTCTGTTTCGATTTAATTCAGAAGGCGACTGTATTTATGTCAATGAGCGTTGGCAAACAATGACAGGAAGACCAACTCAATCGGCATTAGGAAAAGGTTGGCTTGAAGCCGTTCATCCAGAAGACCGCGATCGCATTGTTAAAGAAAGTAAAAAAAAATTGACTGAGCCAAGTAAATTTCAATCCGAAGGAAGGCATTTGCTTCCCGATGGCACGATTAAATGGTTTTTGACCCAAACACTACCCGAAATCGCTCCTGGTGGTCAACAAATTGGTTTCTTTGGCACTTTGACAGATATTACCGAGCGTAAAAAAGCAGAACACATCATTCATCAACAAGCACAAAGAGAATTATCTTTAAGATTAATTACCCAAAGAATTCGTCAATCTCTTGACCTAAATATCATTTTTGATACGGCTGTCTATGAAATTCGTCAATTTATTCAAGCCGACAGAGTGGCTATTTATCGCTTTAACTCTGACTGGAGCGGTAACTTTGTCGCAGAATCGATGACAGAAGGTTGGACACCATTAGTAGGAACTTTACCCAAAATCCGCGATACTCATCTGCAAGAAACTCAAGGTGGTAGGTATGCTCACAATGAAACTTTCGTCGTTAATGATATTTATCAAGTAGGTCATGCTCAATGTCACCTGGAGTTATTGAAACAATTTGAAGCCCAAGCTTACGCGATCGCTCCGATCTTTCAAGGCGAAAAGCTTTGGGGATTATTAGCTGCTTATCAAAACTCTGCTCCTCGTCATTGGGAAGAAGATGAAATTTCTTTACTACGCCAGATAGGTTGGCAACTTGGAGTAGCTCTTCAACAGGCAGATTTATTTAAACGGCTACAAAAAGAATTAACAGAAAGAAAGCAAGCAGAAGCAAAACTTCAGCACATGAATCAACAATTAGAATTGAGTAACCAACAATTAGAGCGTGCCACTTCTCTTAAAGATGAGTTTCTCGCCAACATGAGCCACGAATTTCGCACACCTCTCAACACGATTTTAGGAATGTCCGAAGCTTTACAAGAAGAAGTATTTGGCAACCTCAACGAAGAACAGCAAAAAACCATTGCTGCAATTGAAAGTAGTGGCAGACACCTGTTGGAATTAATCAACGATATTCTAGATGTAGCCAAAATCGAAGCAGGTAAATTAGAATTACACCTCTCTGCCATTTCCCTTCAACAGCTATGCCAATCCAGTCTAATCTTTATTCAACAACAAGCTATTAAGAAAAGAATTCAACTCAATACTAAGATTACGTCAGATCTAGGAGTGATCCAAGTCGATCAACGGCGGATGCGACAAGTTTTAATTAATTTACTCAATAATGCCGTAAAATTTACTCCCTCGGGTGGGTTAATTACTTTGGAAGTTCAAGTAGAGTCAGCCGAACGCTATGACAATGCTCAAACAAATCAATTAATCTGTTTTTCTGTGATTGATACAGGTATTGGTATTGCTGCCGAAAACCTCAATCAACTCTTTCAACCTTTTATTCAAATTGATAGTGCCTTAAATCGTCAGTATTCAGGAACAGGTTTAGGACTCAGTTTAGTCAAGCAAATTACTGAACTGCATGGCGGGTTTGTGACTGTAAGTAGTGAATTGGGTTGTGGTAGTTGTTTTAAAGTATATCTACCCTACACTCCTCAAGCAAACGAAACAAAATCTTCTGAGCTAATTTCTGCTTCCCGTGCCAATGGTTTAGAAACCATCCCAAATTCTGTATTGCTTGAAATCCCTCAATCTCAAAGACAACGACCAGTAGTCTTATTAGCAGAAGATAACCAAGCAAACGCTGAAACTTTTGCTGATTATTTAGAAAGTCGGGGCTATCAAATTATTGTGGCTCAAAATGGGCAAGAAGCGATCGAGTTTGCCATCACGCATAATCCTGATTTGATTATTATAGATATTCAATTGTCAATGATCGATGGATTAGAAACTATTCGTCATTTACGCACTATTTCTCAGTTTATTTCTATACCAATTATTGCTTTGACTTGCTCGACTATCGCTCAAGATCGAGAAAATGGTTTAGCAGCAGGAGCTACAGAATATTTAATCAAACCAGTGAGACTTAAACAGCTTGTAACCACGATTGAACAATTATTAAATTAA
- a CDS encoding EAL domain-containing response regulator, translated as MNSFFSIMVVDDEPNNFDVIETLLYTEGYVLNYASNGQKALERLNKYKPDLILLDVMMPELNGFEVCQRIKANPTSQHIPIIMITALDSKETLAHSLEVGADDFISKPVSGIELKARIRSLLRISQQHQSIQVLCQQLQGVNQQLIELNAVLEQQVEERTARLEKIILYDELTQLPSRIFLFEKLEEILRYRKKQSQTQNMFALLYLDCDRFKLVNSALGYQMGDQLLVAIAQRLQQYLSPQDLLAYLGGDEFCFFLDQRKNKSEIDQFAQTILESFNLPFIVKNQEIFTTACIGIALEDCTYQTPQHYLQNADTAMYKAKLKGKGCYQFFDMLMYTSSIQNLQLNNDLRRGLERQEFLVYYQPIVKLTTLEIIGFEALIRWQHPQRGLVAPSEFIPFIEETGLIIPIGLLVLKQACQQLRLWEQNGYSDLIMSVNLSVYQFAHPTLLEDIDRILAETEISPACLKLEITETAIMENTNTAILLTQELQARQIQISIDDFGTGYSSLGYLSQFPVDSIKIDRSFVKNISDNQQNVEIIKAITSIGHTLSMTIIAEGIETQQQLAYLRDLGCELGQGYLFAKPLNSEQATAILKHRILDTNKAIN; from the coding sequence ATGAATTCATTTTTTTCCATTATGGTTGTTGATGATGAACCCAATAATTTTGATGTAATTGAAACTCTTCTTTACACCGAAGGTTATGTGTTGAACTACGCTTCCAATGGTCAAAAAGCGTTAGAGAGATTGAATAAGTATAAACCCGATCTTATTTTGCTTGATGTCATGATGCCTGAGTTAAATGGGTTTGAAGTTTGTCAAAGGATCAAAGCCAACCCAACTTCGCAGCATATTCCCATTATTATGATCACAGCACTTGATTCCAAAGAAACTTTAGCACATTCTTTAGAAGTAGGAGCCGATGACTTTATCTCTAAACCAGTCAGTGGAATTGAATTAAAAGCAAGGATTCGCTCTTTATTAAGAATTAGTCAACAGCATCAATCAATTCAGGTACTTTGTCAACAACTCCAGGGTGTTAATCAACAATTAATCGAACTTAATGCTGTTTTAGAACAACAAGTTGAAGAAAGAACTGCTCGGTTAGAAAAAATAATTTTGTATGATGAGTTAACTCAACTACCTAGTCGCATATTTTTATTTGAGAAATTAGAAGAAATTCTGCGATACAGAAAAAAACAATCTCAAACCCAAAATATGTTTGCATTGCTCTACCTAGATTGCGATCGCTTTAAATTGGTCAATAGTGCTTTAGGATATCAAATGGGCGATCAATTATTAGTTGCGATTGCTCAACGTTTACAACAATATTTATCTCCGCAAGATCTGCTTGCTTATTTGGGAGGAGATGAGTTTTGTTTTTTTCTAGATCAAAGGAAAAACAAGTCAGAAATCGATCAGTTTGCTCAAACTATTTTAGAAAGCTTTAATTTACCTTTTATTGTCAAAAACCAGGAAATTTTTACTACAGCTTGTATTGGTATTGCGCTGGAAGATTGTACTTATCAAACGCCTCAACATTATCTACAAAATGCAGATACGGCAATGTACAAAGCCAAATTAAAAGGTAAAGGATGCTATCAATTTTTTGATATGCTCATGTACACTTCCAGCATTCAAAACTTGCAACTCAATAATGATTTGCGACGGGGATTAGAAAGACAAGAATTTTTGGTTTACTATCAACCGATTGTTAAACTTACTACTTTAGAAATTATTGGATTTGAGGCTTTAATCCGTTGGCAACATCCTCAACGTGGTTTAGTTGCTCCCAGTGAATTTATTCCCTTTATCGAGGAAACTGGGTTGATTATCCCGATTGGATTGTTAGTTCTTAAACAAGCGTGTCAACAACTTCGACTTTGGGAGCAAAATGGCTATTCGGATTTAATCATGAGTGTTAATTTATCAGTTTATCAATTTGCTCATCCTACTCTTTTAGAAGATATTGACCGCATTTTGGCAGAGACTGAGATTTCTCCTGCCTGTCTGAAATTGGAAATTACCGAAACTGCCATTATGGAGAACACCAACACGGCAATTTTACTTACTCAAGAGTTACAAGCAAGGCAAATCCAAATTAGTATTGATGATTTTGGAACTGGTTATTCTTCCCTTGGTTATCTCAGTCAATTTCCTGTTGATAGCATTAAAATAGACCGTTCTTTTGTGAAGAATATTAGTGATAATCAGCAGAATGTCGAAATTATCAAAGCGATTACCAGTATTGGACATACACTCTCGATGACAATTATTGCTGAAGGAATAGAAACCCAACAACAACTTGCTTATCTACGAGATTTAGGTTGTGAACTTGGTCAAGGTTATCTTTTTGCTAAACCTCTCAATAGCGAACAAGCAACAGCTATATTAAAGCATCGGATTTTAGATACCAACAAAGCAATTAACTAA
- a CDS encoding Spy/CpxP family protein refolding chaperone: MKWRTLSTVAALSLILPVSAYAAQFHPQQTKSTSIVSQSIAQTPPDDNFRSEKKGPMRLFEQLNLTPEQSEQIETIKQNSQADHETLREELRQAKDQMRSLLASSDTSVEQLRQQQQQVQNLEQQLKNQKFETMLQMREVLTPEQLTQMADLIEQHHQRRGMRDR; the protein is encoded by the coding sequence ATGAAGTGGCGTACTCTTTCTACCGTAGCAGCACTATCTTTAATACTACCTGTTAGTGCTTATGCTGCACAGTTCCATCCACAGCAAACAAAATCTACTTCAATAGTATCTCAATCAATCGCTCAAACTCCTCCTGATGACAATTTTAGAAGTGAAAAAAAAGGGCCTATGAGATTATTTGAGCAACTCAATCTTACTCCCGAGCAATCAGAACAAATTGAGACAATTAAGCAAAATTCTCAAGCAGATCACGAAACTTTGCGTGAAGAATTACGGCAAGCTAAAGACCAAATGCGATCGCTTTTAGCTAGTAGTGATACTAGTGTCGAGCAACTTCGACAACAACAGCAACAAGTTCAGAATCTTGAACAACAGTTAAAAAATCAAAAATTTGAAACAATGTTGCAAATGAGAGAGGTGTTAACTCCCGAACAACTTACCCAAATGGCTGATTTAATTGAACAACATCACCAAAGAAGAGGTATGCGTGATCGCTAA
- a CDS encoding sensor histidine kinase: protein MNYEWKKHPFRLLLYLEWILLGIALVAGFSLFLERHRLPFPVHNPSTIFPIGATISIILLGVMGWRLPIGSRLVQGLYISFGFGLSWLAVLLGGRGDRVFPALLLIVVIRACLLFPWSGRIVVSVFSYLSFLLLQVMSWLKISPFGIPLGKPLPRVIRYLPSEELQNLLLSLIINSALLFGLVLAFVLLLVGAVLAENQSREKLAVANRRLRQYALTIENQATLQERNRIAREIHDSVGHYLTAQSIQLENTALFLFQEPQKAANHLQKARQLGKEALQNVRNAVATLRNDPLKTRSLSISLEQLITEFKRNTGIEVKSEINLSVGLASEVALVLYRIIQEALTNISKHSQATLVQLRLTEQKQMIQLQIEDNGQGFNPTDNTTGFGLQSMRERTEALNGNFCLASKLEQGCHIKVEIPLWRIINRDD, encoded by the coding sequence ATGAATTATGAATGGAAAAAACACCCTTTTCGTTTACTACTTTATCTAGAGTGGATTTTGCTTGGAATTGCTTTAGTAGCAGGATTTTCTCTATTTCTAGAACGTCATCGATTGCCATTTCCTGTTCATAACCCAAGCACAATCTTTCCTATCGGCGCAACTATTAGTATCATTCTTTTAGGAGTGATGGGTTGGAGATTGCCAATTGGTTCTCGATTGGTACAAGGATTATATATTAGTTTTGGGTTTGGTTTAAGTTGGTTGGCAGTGCTGTTAGGAGGTAGAGGAGACAGAGTTTTTCCTGCTTTACTTTTAATTGTGGTCATTCGTGCTTGTTTGCTTTTTCCTTGGAGTGGGAGGATTGTTGTATCGGTTTTCAGTTATCTGAGTTTTCTTTTGCTACAGGTAATGTCTTGGCTCAAAATTAGTCCTTTTGGTATTCCCCTAGGTAAACCTTTACCGCGAGTAATTAGATATTTGCCCTCCGAAGAATTACAGAATCTTCTTTTGAGTTTAATCATTAACTCGGCATTACTATTTGGATTAGTGTTAGCTTTTGTATTGTTATTAGTAGGAGCAGTTTTAGCCGAAAACCAAAGTCGAGAAAAATTAGCTGTTGCCAACCGTCGTTTACGTCAGTATGCTTTAACCATCGAAAATCAAGCAACTTTACAAGAAAGAAATCGAATTGCTCGTGAAATCCACGATTCTGTAGGTCATTATCTGACTGCTCAAAGTATTCAATTAGAAAATACTGCTTTATTCTTATTTCAAGAACCTCAAAAAGCTGCCAATCATCTTCAAAAAGCAAGACAATTAGGTAAAGAAGCCTTACAAAATGTTCGCAATGCTGTCGCAACCTTGAGAAACGATCCGCTCAAAACGCGATCGCTTTCTATTTCTTTAGAACAGTTAATTACAGAATTTAAACGCAATACTGGGATTGAAGTTAAGTCAGAAATTAATTTATCTGTAGGACTTGCTTCAGAAGTTGCATTGGTTTTATATCGTATTATTCAAGAAGCATTAACTAATATTTCTAAACATAGTCAAGCCACTTTGGTGCAATTAAGGTTAACCGAACAGAAGCAAATGATTCAACTTCAAATTGAAGATAATGGTCAGGGTTTTAACCCAACTGACAACACCACAGGTTTTGGTTTACAAAGTATGCGAGAACGCACCGAAGCACTGAATGGTAATTTTTGCCTAGCTAGTAAACTAGAACAAGGATGCCACATCAAAGTTGAGATTCCGCTTTGGAGAATAATCAATCGCGATGATTAA
- a CDS encoding response regulator transcription factor, with the protein MIKVLIVDDQSIVREGLTSLLQTKPDLEIVGEAENGRVAIEQTLALQPDVVLMDVRMPVMDGVAAIRILTEQMPGVKVLVLTTFDDDQYVTQAMSYGAKGYLLKDTPSEELAQAIRSVNQGYTQLGPGLFEKVIINHHSTKKSPPELTSLTPREKEVLQLIAKGYNNLEIAEKLYISERTVKNHVNSILRRLNLRDRTQAAIFATNYL; encoded by the coding sequence ATGATTAAAGTATTGATAGTAGACGATCAAAGTATAGTTAGGGAAGGATTAACTAGTTTACTGCAAACCAAACCCGATCTAGAAATAGTCGGAGAAGCAGAAAATGGGCGAGTAGCAATAGAACAAACTTTGGCGTTACAACCCGATGTAGTTTTGATGGATGTGAGAATGCCTGTGATGGATGGAGTGGCTGCTATTCGGATTCTAACAGAACAAATGCCTGGAGTTAAGGTGTTAGTTTTGACTACTTTTGACGATGATCAATACGTCACCCAAGCCATGAGTTACGGTGCTAAAGGCTATCTTCTCAAAGATACTCCTTCTGAAGAACTAGCCCAAGCAATCCGTTCGGTTAATCAAGGCTATACTCAATTAGGACCCGGATTATTTGAAAAAGTCATTATTAATCATCACTCTACCAAAAAATCTCCTCCAGAATTAACTTCTCTAACCCCTAGAGAAAAAGAAGTATTGCAACTGATAGCCAAAGGCTACAATAATCTCGAAATCGCCGAAAAACTCTATATATCAGAACGGACTGTCAAAAATCACGTTAATAGTATCTTACGACGTTTAAACTTACGCGATCGCACTCAAGCTGCTATCTTTGCGACTAATTATTTATAA